The following proteins come from a genomic window of Paenibacillus spongiae:
- a CDS encoding DnaJ family domain-containing protein produces MDIFTRIAEDRIKDALSRGDFEQLPGKGKPLELEDLSHVPEELRIGYKLLKNAGVIPEEMQLSKEMVSLQELIALCKSDEERVPLQKRLNEKRIRFRMLLESQGLADSAVFAQYEQKVRTKLEGDG; encoded by the coding sequence ATGGACATATTTACACGCATTGCGGAAGACCGGATCAAGGATGCGTTATCGCGCGGAGATTTCGAGCAGCTGCCAGGCAAGGGAAAACCGCTGGAGCTCGAGGATCTGTCGCATGTCCCTGAGGAACTTCGCATCGGTTACAAGCTGCTGAAGAACGCGGGCGTTATACCCGAGGAGATGCAGCTATCCAAAGAGATGGTGTCGCTGCAGGAGCTCATTGCGTTATGTAAAAGCGATGAAGAGCGCGTGCCGCTGCAGAAGCGGCTTAACGAGAAACGCATCCGGTTCAGGATGCTGCTCGAATCGCAAGGGTTGGCCGATTCGGCCGTATTTGCCCAATACGAACAGAAAGTGCGTACCAAACTCGAAGGGGATGGATAA
- a CDS encoding rhodanese-like domain-containing protein — translation MYDEIMASELETKLRNGEKLQVIDVRELDEWQDGHIAQAKHIPLSGLVARLDELDKNDKPIYMVCRSGNRSGKACDFLSAQGYQVINMLGGMMSWPGEVVEGD, via the coding sequence TTGTACGATGAAATAATGGCCAGCGAGCTGGAAACCAAGCTTCGCAATGGAGAGAAGCTTCAAGTGATCGATGTCCGGGAGCTGGACGAATGGCAGGACGGTCATATTGCGCAAGCCAAGCACATCCCTTTATCCGGACTTGTAGCGCGTCTTGACGAGCTGGATAAGAACGATAAACCGATCTATATGGTCTGCAGAAGCGGTAACCGCAGCGGCAAAGCATGCGACTTTCTGTCAGCGCAAGGCTATCAGGTCATCAATATGCTCGGCGGTATGATGAGCTGGCCGGGCGAGGTTGTCGAGGGCGATTAA
- a CDS encoding heavy metal translocating P-type ATPase, whose protein sequence is MGENNGSAILDMSIQGMSCTACASRIERAIGKLDGVSGVSVHYAGKSGCVQYAPERVSPSRIMERIGELGFQAFPYGNEKIGNETSALKLRFILSLLLTVPLLGAMIHHYSWLSGVPVPAFILDPMLQLVLAAIVQFGLGMPFYFGAYYALRERTANMDVLVALGTTAAFAYSYYAMLTSQPLYFETSAVVITAILLGKWLESAAADRVMRESDGFASLLMKEAVVVKGGTRQAVPVQFVRTGDIVLAEPKLPIAVDGIILNGYAEVDESFLTGESMPAAKGPGDVVYAGTVPVGGELIIRAQASATDTMLNRIAVLTRQAQSTKSSIGRKVDRLAAVFVPVMIGMSGLTMLIWLTVLKPGDVGTASVHALAVLLAACPCALGLAAPISLVLASGKLARRGIVMKEAGTLERLAHLDTIMLDKTGTLTEGKPVLTEIYGVAPITPSMLLRLAAAVEKGSAHPYARTIVEEARRKGLVIPSAEEFRAIPGKGVEAVVDGQHIAIGSARLMTEREWRITHAAASFAQRKEASGATVLYIHADGRCLGAIALNDPVKRSSREAVRMLREEGVHVLMATGDHPAAARAAAHAAGIGQVEASMLPEDKAAFVRRLQAEGRQVGMAGDGWNDAPAIAAADVGIAMGDGTDAALAAGHVVLIRPRLTGICDSLRISKLTVRNIRQNLTFAFVYNAIVIPFAAFGGLEPWMAGTAMAFSSVSVVGNSLRLNGQMSRALKRPD, encoded by the coding sequence ATGGGCGAAAATAACGGCAGTGCTATTCTGGATATGTCGATTCAAGGCATGAGCTGTACGGCGTGCGCGTCCCGAATTGAGAGAGCCATTGGCAAGCTGGACGGCGTTTCCGGCGTGTCGGTCCATTATGCCGGCAAATCAGGATGCGTGCAATATGCTCCCGAACGGGTGTCGCCAAGCCGGATTATGGAACGGATCGGTGAACTCGGCTTCCAGGCGTTCCCCTATGGCAATGAGAAGATAGGCAATGAGACGTCGGCATTGAAACTTCGGTTTATCTTATCTCTGCTGCTGACGGTTCCGCTATTAGGCGCGATGATCCATCATTATAGCTGGTTAAGCGGCGTGCCGGTTCCGGCTTTTATCTTGGATCCCATGCTGCAGCTGGTGCTGGCGGCCATCGTTCAATTCGGTCTGGGAATGCCCTTTTATTTCGGCGCTTATTATGCACTAAGGGAACGAACGGCCAATATGGACGTTCTGGTGGCGCTTGGGACGACGGCTGCATTCGCCTACAGCTATTATGCGATGCTGACCTCTCAGCCGCTGTATTTCGAGACGTCGGCGGTCGTCATTACGGCTATTCTGCTGGGCAAATGGCTGGAGTCCGCCGCCGCGGACCGCGTGATGCGCGAAAGTGACGGTTTCGCATCGCTTCTGATGAAAGAAGCGGTGGTCGTGAAGGGAGGGACGCGGCAAGCCGTTCCGGTCCAATTCGTACGGACGGGCGATATCGTTCTCGCCGAGCCGAAGCTGCCGATCGCCGTCGACGGCATCATTCTGAACGGCTATGCGGAAGTGGACGAGTCATTCTTGACCGGAGAAAGTATGCCCGCTGCCAAAGGTCCCGGCGATGTCGTGTATGCGGGAACCGTTCCGGTGGGCGGAGAGCTCATCATACGAGCGCAAGCTTCTGCCACGGATACGATGCTAAACCGAATCGCCGTATTGACCCGTCAAGCCCAGTCAACGAAGTCTTCGATCGGGCGGAAAGTCGATCGGCTGGCTGCCGTTTTCGTCCCGGTCATGATCGGCATGTCTGGCCTGACGATGCTGATCTGGCTGACAGTGCTGAAGCCAGGAGATGTAGGCACGGCATCCGTGCATGCGCTCGCTGTGCTGCTAGCCGCTTGCCCGTGCGCGCTCGGTCTTGCGGCGCCTATATCGCTCGTGCTCGCATCCGGGAAGCTGGCAAGGCGGGGAATCGTCATGAAAGAAGCCGGGACGCTTGAAAGATTAGCCCATCTGGACACGATCATGCTCGACAAGACCGGCACGCTTACCGAAGGAAAGCCTGTATTGACAGAGATTTATGGGGTCGCCCCGATCACCCCCAGCATGCTTCTGCGACTCGCGGCTGCCGTCGAGAAGGGTTCCGCGCATCCTTATGCCAGGACGATTGTAGAAGAAGCGAGGCGTAAAGGATTGGTCATTCCGTCAGCCGAAGAATTTCGGGCTATACCAGGCAAGGGCGTGGAAGCGGTCGTCGATGGCCAGCACATTGCCATTGGCAGCGCAAGACTCATGACCGAGCGGGAGTGGCGGATCACGCATGCCGCAGCATCCTTTGCACAGCGGAAGGAGGCCAGCGGCGCGACCGTTCTCTACATTCATGCGGATGGCCGATGCTTGGGCGCTATCGCACTGAACGATCCGGTCAAACGTTCTTCGCGCGAAGCGGTTCGCATGCTGCGGGAGGAAGGGGTTCATGTGCTGATGGCAACGGGGGACCATCCCGCGGCTGCACGTGCTGCCGCGCACGCGGCCGGGATCGGTCAAGTGGAGGCTTCCATGCTGCCTGAAGACAAAGCGGCGTTCGTCCGCAGGCTGCAAGCGGAAGGGCGGCAGGTCGGGATGGCCGGTGACGGCTGGAATGACGCTCCTGCTATCGCGGCGGCGGATGTCGGCATCGCCATGGGAGATGGAACGGATGCGGCTCTCGCCGCAGGACATGTCGTCCTGATCCGGCCCCGTTTAACCGGTATTTGCGATTCGCTCCGCATCAGTAAATTGACCGTTCGCAATATTCGCCAGAATCTGACGTTTGCATTTGTCTACAATGCGATCGTCATTCCGTTCGCCGCTTTCGGCGGGCTTGAGCCTTGGATGGCCGGCACGGCGATGGCATTCAGCTCCGTTTCGGTCGTAGGCAATTCCCTGCGCTTGAACGGACAGATGAGCCGGGCATTGAAGCGCCCCGACTGA
- a CDS encoding sulfite exporter TauE/SafE family protein produces the protein MAAPEWGLIALTGLLSAPHCMGMCGGIISAVTLQTTTTPFRAVALYNTGRILSYSILGAAMGTVGSFVNLAGKLAGLQGLASIIGGLFLLFWLWRRFQLPFMQAWTSFLHRNLLRGRESTSGKEWLHVLATGVSFGFLPCGLTYAMQMNAAAAGSAWGGAGVMALFGMATFPALAFVGLLAGQAGRSWRRIMGKAGTVTAALVGVLAIMRGLASAGFIPSISPWLW, from the coding sequence ATGGCCGCGCCCGAGTGGGGATTAATCGCATTGACAGGTCTGCTGAGCGCCCCCCATTGCATGGGCATGTGCGGGGGCATTATATCGGCTGTGACGCTTCAGACAACGACAACGCCGTTTCGTGCAGTCGCGCTGTACAACACGGGACGGATTCTTTCCTATTCCATTCTGGGCGCAGCGATGGGGACGGTCGGCTCGTTCGTGAATCTTGCAGGCAAGCTTGCCGGCTTGCAAGGACTTGCATCGATCATTGGCGGCCTGTTTCTGCTGTTCTGGCTGTGGCGGAGGTTTCAACTGCCGTTCATGCAGGCTTGGACATCATTTCTGCATCGGAATCTTCTTCGCGGACGCGAATCAACGTCCGGCAAAGAATGGCTGCACGTGCTTGCAACGGGAGTATCGTTCGGCTTCCTGCCGTGCGGACTCACCTATGCGATGCAAATGAACGCTGCCGCGGCGGGTTCTGCATGGGGAGGCGCAGGCGTAATGGCATTATTCGGCATGGCGACATTCCCGGCGCTTGCATTCGTCGGATTGCTTGCAGGCCAGGCGGGCAGGAGCTGGAGGCGGATTATGGGGAAAGCGGGTACGGTAACGGCAGCGCTTGTCGGAGTATTAGCCATCATGCGGGGGCTTGCTTCAGCAGGATTTATCCCAAGTATTTCTCCTTGGTTATGGTGA
- a CDS encoding PAS domain-containing sensor histidine kinase, with product MRSRVTYLNNKRVENLKSTMLFNPHCLLTENIKGLLENYLTGVYLVQENRIIYVNPRLTEMFGYTQSEMLRMEPMAFVHPEDRQRMIEETNSRLRGEEKTANYWMRGLRKDGSCFNYETHASLITYGGKPALMGTLLDMTSQKTARDLMQEQDLRYQRLIKYLPEPIIVHDKGAIIYTNNAGLRLLGADNQEQVLRLKITQITHPDYHDSMRERMDKVVLSDEPLDFVETLLLGLDGQTIEVEASSIRIHNFLGRKIVVQTVFRDIRDRKRAEEALINSEKLSVAGQMAAGIAHEIRNPLASLKGFSQLLKTKFDKHHDYLDIMLTELDRINGIVQEFMALAKPQAHEFYEDHDLVQIIRSVMRLLETQAIMNNVQIKLNIGSDLTITRCEGNQIKQVFINLLKNAIDAMPGGGDVEIDLQPHRNQTVAITIKDHGVGIPKEQLEKLGGPFYTTKSSGTGLGLMICNRIVEAHHGTISFASELESGTTVTVVLPVTEKSI from the coding sequence ATGAGAAGTCGAGTCACCTATTTGAACAATAAACGTGTCGAAAATTTAAAAAGCACCATGCTGTTTAATCCGCACTGTCTACTCACCGAGAATATCAAAGGACTTCTGGAGAATTACTTAACCGGCGTCTATTTGGTTCAAGAAAACCGGATTATCTATGTAAATCCCCGCCTTACCGAAATGTTCGGTTATACCCAATCGGAAATGTTGAGGATGGAGCCTATGGCATTCGTCCATCCGGAAGACCGGCAGCGGATGATCGAGGAAACGAACAGCAGGCTCAGAGGCGAAGAGAAGACGGCGAATTATTGGATGAGAGGGCTCAGGAAGGATGGCAGCTGCTTCAATTATGAGACACATGCGTCGCTTATTACATATGGGGGTAAGCCTGCCTTAATGGGGACTTTGCTCGATATGACCAGCCAGAAAACGGCCAGAGACCTGATGCAGGAACAGGATCTCCGTTATCAGAGGCTGATCAAATATTTGCCCGAGCCGATTATCGTTCACGACAAAGGGGCGATTATCTATACGAACAACGCCGGACTAAGGCTGCTCGGCGCCGATAACCAGGAGCAGGTTCTGAGACTGAAGATCACTCAGATTACGCACCCGGATTATCATGATTCTATGAGAGAACGTATGGATAAGGTGGTTCTCTCCGACGAGCCGCTGGATTTCGTCGAAACGCTGCTTCTCGGTTTGGACGGTCAAACCATCGAGGTCGAGGCATCGAGCATTCGCATACATAACTTTCTGGGCAGAAAAATCGTCGTCCAAACCGTATTCCGGGATATTCGCGACCGCAAACGGGCCGAGGAAGCGCTCATTAATTCCGAGAAGCTGTCCGTAGCCGGTCAGATGGCGGCGGGGATCGCGCACGAAATCCGGAATCCGCTGGCTTCCCTGAAAGGGTTTTCACAGCTGTTGAAAACCAAATTCGATAAACATCACGACTATTTGGACATTATGCTGACCGAGCTTGACCGGATCAACGGGATCGTTCAAGAGTTTATGGCTCTAGCCAAGCCTCAGGCCCATGAATTTTACGAAGATCACGATCTGGTCCAAATCATCCGCAGTGTCATGAGGCTGCTGGAGACGCAGGCCATTATGAACAATGTCCAGATCAAACTAAACATTGGAAGCGATTTAACGATAACGCGATGCGAAGGGAATCAAATCAAGCAGGTCTTCATTAATTTATTGAAGAATGCCATCGATGCCATGCCCGGGGGCGGAGACGTTGAAATCGACCTTCAGCCTCACCGTAACCAGACGGTAGCCATTACTATAAAGGATCACGGGGTTGGCATTCCCAAGGAGCAGCTTGAGAAGCTGGGCGGTCCCTTCTATACGACGAAGAGCAGCGGTACCGGTCTTGGCCTGATGATCTGCAACCGGATTGTCGAGGCCCATCATGGTACGATATCGTTCGCAAGCGAGCTGGAATCCGGTACAACCGTAACCGTCGTGCTTCCTGTCACAGAAAAGTCGATTTAA
- a CDS encoding FixH family protein: MNALNKKIGLWIAALIAVIAIAAAIRTQAGWAAEAPPATILQTVDGLKAEMTLGTYPVKRLQSNDFTVKLSKPDGMPASSYKLHVRLSMSNMVCGVVSFELKEIAPGVYNGDAVPLMAGIWDAAVEADNGERTVMFNRKLKAGA, translated from the coding sequence ATGAATGCGTTGAACAAGAAAATCGGATTATGGATCGCAGCCCTTATAGCCGTCATCGCAATTGCAGCGGCTATTCGGACACAAGCCGGATGGGCGGCAGAAGCTCCGCCCGCGACCATCCTGCAGACTGTTGACGGCTTGAAGGCTGAGATGACGCTAGGAACCTATCCGGTCAAGCGGCTTCAGAGCAACGATTTTACTGTCAAGCTATCGAAACCGGACGGAATGCCTGCAAGCAGCTATAAACTCCATGTTCGCTTATCCATGTCGAATATGGTATGCGGAGTTGTTAGCTTCGAGCTGAAGGAGATTGCACCCGGTGTATATAACGGAGATGCGGTGCCGCTAATGGCTGGGATATGGGATGCCGCCGTTGAAGCCGATAATGGCGAAAGAACCGTTATGTTTAACCGCAAACTAAAGGCCGGCGCTTAA
- a CDS encoding ABC transporter substrate-binding protein translates to MKQRQRFTWFKMGMMVLLTAMLLLTAACGSKAGETNDTAGSGNAVNTPANTNKADDPATSGNAGSSSAATVYPLTVKDATNVEITFNAAPQKVVTLVPSETEIMYAIGAGDQVVGVDDYSNYPAEAAEKTKIGGMEANIEAIVGLKPDLVLASSGMNQATIDKLRELKLNVYASDPKTYDAVIEKINQVGIIMDQKAEAEEVTKHMQDVRQQVQDTVKDAAKPNVYLEFSPGWTVGAGEFLDELIATAGGINIADQKGWYEIDPEQVIKSNPEVIIYASMPVKEGEVNPILDLIQKRPGWDSINALKNKQVHEVDSDPLVRVGPRLADGLQDVAKKIHPDLFK, encoded by the coding sequence ATGAAACAGAGACAAAGATTTACGTGGTTCAAAATGGGGATGATGGTCCTGCTGACTGCGATGCTGCTCTTGACGGCAGCCTGCGGCAGCAAAGCGGGGGAGACGAACGATACTGCAGGCAGCGGAAACGCGGTTAATACACCGGCAAATACGAACAAAGCAGATGATCCCGCAACAAGCGGCAATGCGGGCAGTTCGTCCGCCGCAACTGTATATCCTTTGACCGTGAAGGATGCGACCAATGTAGAGATAACCTTTAATGCCGCTCCGCAGAAGGTCGTAACGCTGGTTCCGAGCGAGACTGAAATTATGTATGCCATCGGCGCAGGCGATCAAGTGGTAGGCGTGGACGATTATTCCAACTATCCGGCGGAAGCGGCGGAGAAGACGAAGATCGGCGGCATGGAAGCGAACATCGAGGCCATCGTAGGCTTGAAGCCGGATCTTGTGCTGGCATCTTCAGGGATGAACCAAGCCACCATCGACAAGCTGAGAGAATTGAAGCTGAATGTCTACGCATCCGATCCGAAGACATATGACGCTGTTATCGAGAAGATTAATCAAGTCGGCATCATTATGGATCAGAAGGCGGAAGCAGAAGAAGTGACGAAGCATATGCAGGATGTTAGACAGCAGGTGCAGGATACCGTGAAAGACGCGGCGAAGCCGAATGTGTATTTGGAATTCTCGCCGGGCTGGACGGTCGGAGCAGGAGAGTTTCTGGATGAGCTGATTGCCACCGCAGGCGGGATCAATATTGCGGATCAGAAGGGCTGGTACGAGATCGATCCGGAGCAGGTGATTAAGTCCAATCCTGAAGTCATCATCTATGCTTCTATGCCCGTGAAGGAAGGCGAAGTGAATCCGATTCTGGATCTCATTCAGAAGCGGCCGGGCTGGGATTCGATTAATGCCCTTAAGAACAAGCAGGTTCACGAAGTGGATTCAGATCCGCTTGTACGTGTAGGACCTCGCCTTGCAGATGGTCTGCAGGATGTAGCGAAGAAAATTCATCCGGATCTATTCAAATAG
- a CDS encoding FecCD family ABC transporter permease yields MRLKLYVYGGAAMLLLAASIVISLSIGSAALPLGEVWGILLDQLPWAGNGDAKWDESSVAIVTQVRLSRILLAVLVGACLSLAGAGFQGVLRNPLADPFTLGVASGCSVGAAFLILFGYQTILGIWSIPIVAFATGMVTLVIVFTLARARGEMNVETLILSGVIVQAFLGAFVSFMVSLSSGVVNEIMFWLMGSISGRGWEHVKVVLPFLFVGIPILIRYAQPLNLFIFGERHASHLGIHVERTKLIVLLTSTLLTAVAVSMTGVVGFVGLVVPHLVRLLVGPDYRLIIPLSAIGGSIYLVWADTLARTALSPKEIPLGVVTALIGAPFFAYLLYRRKMKQGGSI; encoded by the coding sequence ATGCGTCTCAAACTATACGTCTACGGAGGAGCAGCCATGCTCCTCCTTGCCGCATCTATCGTCATTAGTTTGTCCATCGGTTCCGCCGCTTTGCCGCTCGGAGAGGTGTGGGGGATTCTTCTGGATCAGCTGCCGTGGGCCGGTAATGGAGATGCGAAATGGGATGAAAGCTCCGTAGCGATCGTTACACAGGTGAGGCTGTCCCGCATTCTGCTGGCGGTACTCGTCGGCGCCTGCTTGTCTCTGGCGGGTGCCGGATTTCAAGGGGTGCTGCGCAATCCGCTTGCCGATCCGTTCACGCTTGGCGTTGCGTCGGGATGCTCCGTTGGCGCGGCTTTTCTCATTCTGTTCGGTTATCAAACCATCTTGGGTATATGGAGCATTCCGATCGTCGCATTCGCTACCGGAATGGTTACCCTCGTCATTGTGTTTACGCTTGCCCGCGCGCGAGGGGAGATGAATGTGGAGACGCTCATTCTGTCGGGCGTCATCGTGCAGGCTTTTCTCGGCGCCTTCGTTTCCTTCATGGTCTCCTTGTCATCCGGCGTCGTGAATGAAATTATGTTCTGGCTGATGGGGAGCATAAGCGGCCGGGGCTGGGAGCATGTAAAGGTTGTACTTCCGTTTCTCTTCGTCGGAATACCGATTTTGATCCGTTACGCTCAACCGCTTAACCTGTTTATTTTCGGCGAACGTCATGCGTCGCATCTGGGCATTCATGTGGAGCGTACGAAGCTGATTGTCCTTCTAACCTCGACTCTTCTAACGGCAGTTGCCGTATCCATGACCGGCGTTGTCGGATTCGTCGGACTCGTCGTCCCCCATCTTGTCCGGCTGCTTGTGGGGCCTGATTACCGCTTGATCATTCCTCTCTCGGCTATAGGCGGGAGTATATACCTGGTCTGGGCGGATACATTGGCTAGAACGGCTTTGAGTCCGAAGGAAATACCGTTAGGCGTCGTAACTGCCTTAATCGGAGCGCCGTTCTTCGCTTATCTCTTATACCGGAGGAAGATGAAGCAAGGAGGGTCGATATGA
- a CDS encoding ABC transporter ATP-binding protein — MIEARNAARTIDGSVILDSLTFTMEQGGMYGIIGPNGAGKSTLLRLMSGVDSPTYGELLLEGKAASAYGRKELAKWVAVLQQGGLDPANFTVREVLAFGRYPFQNWLGEEKRDPEPLINRALALMGLTHLAERKIDRLSGGERQRVALAKVMVQEPRLLLLDEPTTYLDIGYQVGLLDTVKRWQQDERITVVAVLHDLNLAAHYCDKLLVLHEGRLVAFGAPSEIIETGLIDRVYGTKAVVVPHPVTGVPQLLLQPSADSSIVQTRG, encoded by the coding sequence ATGATAGAAGCTCGCAATGCGGCAAGAACGATTGACGGCAGTGTCATCCTGGATTCGTTGACCTTCACGATGGAACAGGGCGGGATGTATGGAATCATCGGGCCGAACGGCGCCGGCAAATCGACGCTTCTTCGTCTCATGTCCGGCGTGGATTCCCCAACGTACGGCGAGCTGCTCCTGGAAGGAAAAGCAGCATCGGCATATGGCCGCAAGGAGCTGGCGAAGTGGGTCGCGGTTCTGCAGCAGGGCGGTCTGGACCCGGCGAACTTTACGGTACGCGAGGTGCTGGCATTCGGGCGATACCCGTTTCAGAACTGGCTGGGCGAAGAGAAGCGGGACCCAGAGCCGCTGATTAACCGGGCGCTTGCGCTGATGGGGCTTACCCATCTGGCGGAGCGTAAGATCGACCGCCTCAGCGGCGGCGAGAGGCAGCGCGTCGCGCTGGCCAAGGTTATGGTACAGGAGCCGAGATTGCTTCTGCTCGACGAGCCGACAACCTATCTGGATATCGGGTATCAGGTTGGCTTGCTCGATACAGTCAAGCGCTGGCAGCAGGATGAGCGGATTACGGTTGTCGCGGTTCTGCATGATTTGAATTTGGCCGCACATTATTGCGACAAGCTGCTTGTTCTGCATGAAGGGCGCTTAGTCGCATTCGGAGCCCCATCGGAAATTATCGAGACCGGCTTGATTGACCGCGTATACGGGACGAAAGCAGTCGTTGTCCCCCATCCGGTCACAGGTGTGCCGCAGCTGCTTCTGCAGCCGTCGGCAGACAGCAGCATCGTACAAACGAGAGGATGA
- the cobT gene encoding nicotinate-nucleotide--dimethylbenzimidazole phosphoribosyltransferase has product MNDRKLMTTIESIRMPDREAMDAAERHLNSLTKPPGSLGKLEAIARQTAGITGELVPDLSARAVIVMAGDHGVCEEGVSAFPSEVTPQMVHNFLAGGAAVNVLARQANAGVFCVDVGVNAELAHPKLISRKVRFGTANMTREPAMKREEAVAAITAGIETVEQLYSEGYRMFATGEMGIGNTTASAALCTVLADMPIEEAVGLGTGIDEGRRQHKIQVVERALAVNRPDAADAIDTLAKVGGLEIAGLAGVLIGAASLSCPVIVDGFISTAAALIASKIAPQSVPYMLGSHLSHEQGHRQLLQAVGLSPIIHMDMRLGEGTGAVLCFHFVDAALLIMQEMATFESAGVSQA; this is encoded by the coding sequence ATGAACGATCGGAAGCTGATGACAACAATAGAGAGCATTCGTATGCCTGACCGTGAGGCCATGGATGCCGCGGAACGCCATTTGAACAGTCTGACCAAGCCGCCGGGCAGCTTGGGGAAGCTGGAGGCCATCGCTCGCCAGACTGCGGGGATTACCGGAGAGCTGGTACCGGATCTGTCAGCCCGCGCGGTTATCGTCATGGCAGGCGACCATGGCGTATGCGAGGAGGGGGTAAGCGCCTTCCCATCCGAGGTTACGCCGCAGATGGTTCATAATTTTCTGGCGGGAGGCGCTGCCGTCAACGTGCTTGCCAGGCAGGCGAATGCAGGCGTATTCTGCGTAGATGTCGGCGTAAATGCCGAACTGGCGCATCCGAAGCTGATAAGCCGTAAAGTAAGGTTCGGTACCGCAAACATGACGCGCGAGCCTGCGATGAAGCGGGAGGAAGCGGTAGCTGCCATTACGGCGGGGATTGAGACGGTGGAGCAGCTCTACAGCGAGGGCTACCGCATGTTTGCTACCGGAGAGATGGGCATTGGAAACACGACCGCAAGCGCAGCTCTGTGTACCGTATTGGCCGACATGCCGATCGAGGAGGCCGTCGGACTCGGTACCGGTATCGACGAAGGACGCCGTCAGCATAAAATCCAAGTTGTGGAGCGGGCGCTCGCCGTGAACCGGCCCGATGCAGCCGATGCCATCGATACGCTCGCCAAAGTAGGCGGACTGGAGATAGCCGGTCTCGCAGGCGTTCTGATCGGTGCGGCATCGCTTTCCTGTCCGGTTATCGTGGACGGATTTATTTCGACTGCCGCCGCTCTTATCGCTTCGAAGATCGCCCCTCAATCGGTGCCATATATGCTTGGCTCGCATTTGTCGCATGAACAGGGTCATAGACAGCTGCTGCAAGCAGTCGGACTATCGCCGATTATTCATATGGACATGCGTCTTGGCGAGGGTACGGGCGCTGTACTTTGCTTTCACTTCGTTGACGCCGCGCTGCTTATCATGCAGGAGATGGCGACATTTGAAAGTGCAGGCGTCTCGCAGGCGTAG
- the cobU gene encoding bifunctional adenosylcobinamide kinase/adenosylcobinamide-phosphate guanylyltransferase, which yields MAVFITGGARSGKSDFAERYAKQLSDSGVYLATSEIRDDEMAERIDRHRQARQSAAFPWRTIEEPYDLAGRLRELGAQEGDAAAQSAVLVDCLTLWLTNWMLRLEPWEEDGILHRPQDDRSLDEVIDELLAVVAAYRGPLLLVTNEVGSGIVPAYALGRRFRDAAGRMNRKLAAVCDEAYLVVAGFPLDLKAHSFRLDNE from the coding sequence ATGGCGGTTTTTATTACGGGCGGGGCCCGCAGCGGCAAGAGCGACTTTGCCGAACGGTACGCGAAGCAGCTGTCCGACAGCGGTGTATATCTCGCCACTTCTGAAATCAGAGATGACGAGATGGCAGAGCGGATCGACAGGCACCGGCAAGCCCGCCAATCCGCCGCATTCCCATGGCGGACGATTGAAGAGCCTTATGATCTTGCCGGCAGATTGCGAGAACTTGGCGCGCAGGAAGGAGATGCAGCCGCTCAGTCTGCCGTACTCGTGGATTGTCTGACGCTCTGGTTGACCAATTGGATGCTGCGTCTCGAGCCTTGGGAGGAAGATGGCATCCTGCATCGGCCGCAGGATGATCGTTCTCTCGACGAGGTCATCGACGAGCTGCTGGCTGTTGTAGCGGCATATCGCGGTCCGCTGCTCCTTGTTACGAACGAGGTAGGAAGCGGCATCGTGCCCGCCTATGCGCTTGGCCGCCGTTTCCGCGATGCGGCGGGCAGAATGAACCGCAAGCTGGCTGCCGTTTGCGATGAAGCCTATTTGGTCGTGGCTGGCTTCCCGCTGGATCTGAAGGCACATTCCTTCCGGCTGGATAACGAATGA